In one Halichondria panicea chromosome 4, odHalPani1.1, whole genome shotgun sequence genomic region, the following are encoded:
- the LOC135334875 gene encoding probable ATP-dependent RNA helicase DDX43 isoform X1, which translates to MCDWDEEDCVVPVVLDKVYQLPHQRDDSKFGQAAKPRGRGRALASHRFLEETNESSTGFGGKTSGRGFGNRESNESSAGFGGKTSGRGFGNRESNESSAGFGGRTSGRGFGSRESNESSAGFGGKTSGRGFGNRDSSVSNGSEETDCLKMTISSSDVGKVIGKGGSRIREMESTSGAQIKVIKGSGPETEVELIGDSSAQESAKRLVEEAISGGGGGGRYDDGGGRSFGGGGGGRGGFGGDRGKSSFSFEKSSSRDKPAASIDGAPRPKINWANLNANRATLEAEKWADCPDIKKEFYFEDPEVAGMSVDQVEDFRERHNGISVTDLSDITRSVPNPVAMFEQAFSCYPDILREIEKAKFVTPSPIQSQAWPILMQGFDMVGIAQTGTGKTLAFLLPALIHIDGQETPMAERGGPTVLVLSPTRELALQIEKEAKKYSYKNIKCMCVYGGGDRREQIHKVSQGVEIVIATPGRLNDLLMNELLSVRSVTYLVLDEADRMLDMGFEPQIMKILLDIRPDRQTVMTSATWPPGVRRLAESYLKKPFQVYVGSLDLRACNLVEQAIEFLDDTEKKDRTLQFISDMKPEEKVLIFAMRKSTVDDLSSDFALAGIEAQCIHGDREQYDREQALDDFKTGRVHILIATDVASRGLDIVDITHVVNFDFPRHIEDYVHRIGRTGRAGRTGKSLSFITRDNWQWARELTGILSDAGQLAFPQRWPLRGSTVYMHFIPPTFMQEVPDELVSMAERYESWKKKRELERDNVPGGGGGRGGGRSRGGGGGRSGRGWN; encoded by the exons ATGTGTGACTGGGACGAGGAGGACTGTGTTGTGCCTGTCGTCCTGGACAAGGTGTATCAACTACCACATCAACGAGACGACA gcaAGTTTGGACAAGCTGCTAAACCacgagggagagggagggCTCTGGCAAGTCATCGCTTCCTTGAAGAAACCAACG agagCAGTACAGGGTTTGGAGGGAAGACAAGTGGTCGGGGATTTGGTAATCGTGAATCCAATG agagCAGTGCAGGGTTTGGAGGGAAGACAAGTGGTCGGGGATTTGGTAATCGTGAATCCAATG agagCAGTGCAGGGTTTGGAGGGAGGACTAGTGGTCGAGGATTTGGTAGCCGTGAATCCAATG agaGCAGTGCAGGGTTTGGAGGGAAGACTAGTGGTCGAGGATTTGGGAATCGTGATTCCAGTGTCAGTAACGGCTCTGAAGAGACTGATTGCCTCAAAATGACAATATCTTCATCAGATGTTGGGAAGGTTATAG GTAAAGGTGGGTCTCGTATACGTGAGATGGAGAGCACCAGTGGAGCACAAATCAAG GTGATCAAAGGCTCCGGACCAGAAACTGAAGTGGAGCTTATTGGGGACAGCTCAGCACAGGAGAGCGCCAAGCGTCTAGTGGAAGAGGCCATCTCTggtggaggagggggtgggagGTACGATGATGGAGGTGGGCGGAGCTTTGGCGGAGGAGGAGGGGGCAGAG GAGGTTTTGGAGGAGACAGGGGAAAATCATCATTCTCTTTCGAAAAGag CTCCTCGCGAGACAAGCCAGCTGCGTCCATCGATGGTGCACCTCGTCCCAAGATAAACTGGGCCAATCTAAACGCTAACAGAGCTACACTGGAGGCTGAGAAATGGGCAG ATTGTCCGGACATTAAAAAGGAGTTTTATTTTGAGGACCCAGAAGTAGCTGGAATGAGCGTCGATCAAGTGGAAGATTTCAG GGAAAGACACAATGGAATATCGGTGACTGACCTCTCTGACATTACCCGATCAGTACCCAACCCCGTAGCAATGTTCGAACAAGCATTCAGTTGCTATC CCGATATTTTGAGAGAAATTGAAAAGGCAAAGTTTGTGACACCATCACCCATACAG AGTCAAGCCTGGCCTATTCTGATGCAAGGCTTCGATATGGTTGGAATAGCACAA actgGTACTGGCAAGACGTTAGCATTCCTTCTCCCCGCCCTCATACACATCGACGGACAAGAAAC tcCCATGGCTGAGAGAGGTGGGCCAACTGTCCTAGTGCTGTCTCCTACGAGAGAACTGGCACTACAGATTGAGAAAGAGGCCAAGAAATACTCGTACAAAAATATCAAGTG tatgtgtgtgtacggaGGCGGTGACAGGAGAGAGCAGATCCACAAAGTCAGTCAGGGAGTGGAGATTGTCATCG CTACACCTGGTAGGCTCAATGATCTGCTTATGAACGAACTGCTGAGTGTGCGCAGTGTCACCTACCTG GTGCTGGACGAGGCTGACCGGATGTTGGACATGGGCTTTGAGCCACAGATCATGAAGATACTGTTGGACATTCGGCCCGACAGACAGACTGTCATGACCAG TGCAACATGGCCTCCTGGTGTGCGGAGACTGGCTGAGTCCTACCTCAAGAAGCCATTCCAGGTTTACGTTGGGTCTCTAGACCTGAGG GCTTGCAATCTGGTGGAACAAGCTATTGAGTTTTTGGACGATACTGAGAAAAAAGATAGA acactgcAGTTCATCTCGGACATGAAACCAGAGGAAAAAGTTCTAATCTTTGCCATGAGGAAATCAAC TGTTGACGACTTATCCAGTGACTTTGCGCTCGCGGGGATTGAGGCTCAATGTATCCATGGTGACAG AGAACAATACGATAGAGAGCAAGCTTTGGATGACTTCAAaactg GGCGAGTGCATATTCTAATAGCTACGGACGTGGCCTCCAGGGGACTGGACATTGTGGACATCAC GCATGTAGTGAACTTTGACTTCCCCCGTCATATTGAGGACTATGTCCACCGGATTGGTCGCACTGGGAGGGCGGG gcgTACGGGCAAGTCTCTCTCGTTTATCACTCGGGATAACTGGCAATGGGCTCGAGAGTTGACTGGGATATTGTCAGACGCTGgacag TTGGCCTTTCCTCAGAGGTGGCCGTTGAGAGGgtccactgtgtacatgcacttcaTCCCCCCCACCTTTATGCAGGAGGTCCCTGATGAGCTCGTCTCAATGGCAGAACGGTACGAGTCTTGGAAGAAGAAGAGGGAACTAGAGAGGGACAATGTCCCTGGGGGCGGAGGGGGCAGAGGAGGCGGAAGGTCAAGAGGCGGGGGCGGGGGAAGATCTGGCCGAGGATGGaactga
- the LOC135334875 gene encoding probable ATP-dependent RNA helicase DDX43 isoform X2: MCDWDEEDCVVPVVLDKVYQLPHQRDDSKFGQAAKPRGRGRALASHRFLEETNESSTGFGGKTSGRGFGNRESNESSAGFGGRTSGRGFGSRESNESSAGFGGKTSGRGFGNRDSSVSNGSEETDCLKMTISSSDVGKVIGKGGSRIREMESTSGAQIKVIKGSGPETEVELIGDSSAQESAKRLVEEAISGGGGGGRYDDGGGRSFGGGGGGRGGFGGDRGKSSFSFEKSSSRDKPAASIDGAPRPKINWANLNANRATLEAEKWADCPDIKKEFYFEDPEVAGMSVDQVEDFRERHNGISVTDLSDITRSVPNPVAMFEQAFSCYPDILREIEKAKFVTPSPIQSQAWPILMQGFDMVGIAQTGTGKTLAFLLPALIHIDGQETPMAERGGPTVLVLSPTRELALQIEKEAKKYSYKNIKCMCVYGGGDRREQIHKVSQGVEIVIATPGRLNDLLMNELLSVRSVTYLVLDEADRMLDMGFEPQIMKILLDIRPDRQTVMTSATWPPGVRRLAESYLKKPFQVYVGSLDLRACNLVEQAIEFLDDTEKKDRTLQFISDMKPEEKVLIFAMRKSTVDDLSSDFALAGIEAQCIHGDREQYDREQALDDFKTGRVHILIATDVASRGLDIVDITHVVNFDFPRHIEDYVHRIGRTGRAGRTGKSLSFITRDNWQWARELTGILSDAGQLAFPQRWPLRGSTVYMHFIPPTFMQEVPDELVSMAERYESWKKKRELERDNVPGGGGGRGGGRSRGGGGGRSGRGWN, from the exons ATGTGTGACTGGGACGAGGAGGACTGTGTTGTGCCTGTCGTCCTGGACAAGGTGTATCAACTACCACATCAACGAGACGACA gcaAGTTTGGACAAGCTGCTAAACCacgagggagagggagggCTCTGGCAAGTCATCGCTTCCTTGAAGAAACCAACG agagCAGTACAGGGTTTGGAGGGAAGACAAGTGGTCGGGGATTTGGTAATCGTGAATCCAATG agagCAGTGCAGGGTTTGGAGGGAGGACTAGTGGTCGAGGATTTGGTAGCCGTGAATCCAATG agaGCAGTGCAGGGTTTGGAGGGAAGACTAGTGGTCGAGGATTTGGGAATCGTGATTCCAGTGTCAGTAACGGCTCTGAAGAGACTGATTGCCTCAAAATGACAATATCTTCATCAGATGTTGGGAAGGTTATAG GTAAAGGTGGGTCTCGTATACGTGAGATGGAGAGCACCAGTGGAGCACAAATCAAG GTGATCAAAGGCTCCGGACCAGAAACTGAAGTGGAGCTTATTGGGGACAGCTCAGCACAGGAGAGCGCCAAGCGTCTAGTGGAAGAGGCCATCTCTggtggaggagggggtgggagGTACGATGATGGAGGTGGGCGGAGCTTTGGCGGAGGAGGAGGGGGCAGAG GAGGTTTTGGAGGAGACAGGGGAAAATCATCATTCTCTTTCGAAAAGag CTCCTCGCGAGACAAGCCAGCTGCGTCCATCGATGGTGCACCTCGTCCCAAGATAAACTGGGCCAATCTAAACGCTAACAGAGCTACACTGGAGGCTGAGAAATGGGCAG ATTGTCCGGACATTAAAAAGGAGTTTTATTTTGAGGACCCAGAAGTAGCTGGAATGAGCGTCGATCAAGTGGAAGATTTCAG GGAAAGACACAATGGAATATCGGTGACTGACCTCTCTGACATTACCCGATCAGTACCCAACCCCGTAGCAATGTTCGAACAAGCATTCAGTTGCTATC CCGATATTTTGAGAGAAATTGAAAAGGCAAAGTTTGTGACACCATCACCCATACAG AGTCAAGCCTGGCCTATTCTGATGCAAGGCTTCGATATGGTTGGAATAGCACAA actgGTACTGGCAAGACGTTAGCATTCCTTCTCCCCGCCCTCATACACATCGACGGACAAGAAAC tcCCATGGCTGAGAGAGGTGGGCCAACTGTCCTAGTGCTGTCTCCTACGAGAGAACTGGCACTACAGATTGAGAAAGAGGCCAAGAAATACTCGTACAAAAATATCAAGTG tatgtgtgtgtacggaGGCGGTGACAGGAGAGAGCAGATCCACAAAGTCAGTCAGGGAGTGGAGATTGTCATCG CTACACCTGGTAGGCTCAATGATCTGCTTATGAACGAACTGCTGAGTGTGCGCAGTGTCACCTACCTG GTGCTGGACGAGGCTGACCGGATGTTGGACATGGGCTTTGAGCCACAGATCATGAAGATACTGTTGGACATTCGGCCCGACAGACAGACTGTCATGACCAG TGCAACATGGCCTCCTGGTGTGCGGAGACTGGCTGAGTCCTACCTCAAGAAGCCATTCCAGGTTTACGTTGGGTCTCTAGACCTGAGG GCTTGCAATCTGGTGGAACAAGCTATTGAGTTTTTGGACGATACTGAGAAAAAAGATAGA acactgcAGTTCATCTCGGACATGAAACCAGAGGAAAAAGTTCTAATCTTTGCCATGAGGAAATCAAC TGTTGACGACTTATCCAGTGACTTTGCGCTCGCGGGGATTGAGGCTCAATGTATCCATGGTGACAG AGAACAATACGATAGAGAGCAAGCTTTGGATGACTTCAAaactg GGCGAGTGCATATTCTAATAGCTACGGACGTGGCCTCCAGGGGACTGGACATTGTGGACATCAC GCATGTAGTGAACTTTGACTTCCCCCGTCATATTGAGGACTATGTCCACCGGATTGGTCGCACTGGGAGGGCGGG gcgTACGGGCAAGTCTCTCTCGTTTATCACTCGGGATAACTGGCAATGGGCTCGAGAGTTGACTGGGATATTGTCAGACGCTGgacag TTGGCCTTTCCTCAGAGGTGGCCGTTGAGAGGgtccactgtgtacatgcacttcaTCCCCCCCACCTTTATGCAGGAGGTCCCTGATGAGCTCGTCTCAATGGCAGAACGGTACGAGTCTTGGAAGAAGAAGAGGGAACTAGAGAGGGACAATGTCCCTGGGGGCGGAGGGGGCAGAGGAGGCGGAAGGTCAAGAGGCGGGGGCGGGGGAAGATCTGGCCGAGGATGGaactga
- the LOC135334875 gene encoding probable ATP-dependent RNA helicase DDX43 isoform X4, whose amino-acid sequence MCDWDEEDCVVPVVLDKVYQLPHQRDDSKFGQAAKPRGRGRALASHRFLEETNESSTGFGGKTSGRGFGNRESNESSAGFGGKTSGRGFGNRESNESSAGFGGRTSGRGFGSRESNESSAGFGGKTSGRGFGNRDSSVSNGSEETDCLKMTISSSDVGKVIGKGGSRIREMESTSGAQIKVIKGSGPETEVELIGDSSAQESAKRLVEEAISGGGGGGRYDDGGGRSFGGGGGGRGGFGGDRGKSSFSFEKSSSRDKPAASIDGAPRPKINWANLNANRATLEAEKWADCPDIKKEFYFEDPEVAGMSVDQVEDFRERHNGISVTDLSDITRSVPNPVAMFEQAFSCYPDILREIEKAKFVTPSPIQSQAWPILMQGFDMVGIAQTGTGKTLAFLLPALIHIDGQETPMAERGGPTVLVLSPTRELALQIEKEAKKYSYKNIKCMCVYGGGDRREQIHKVSQGVEIVIATPGRLNDLLMNELLSVRSVTYLVLDEADRMLDMGFEPQIMKILLDIRPDRQTVMTSATWPPGVRRLAESYLKKPFQVYVGSLDLRACNLVEQAIEFLDDTEKKDRTLQFISDMKPEEKVLIFAMRKSTVDDLSSDFALAGIEAQCIHGDREQYDREQALDDFKTGRVHILIATDVASRGLDIVDITHVVNFDFPRHIEDYVHRIGRTGRAGRTGKSLSFITRDNWQWARELTGILSDAGQEVPDELVSMAERYESWKKKRELERDNVPGGGGGRGGGRSRGGGGGRSGRGWN is encoded by the exons ATGTGTGACTGGGACGAGGAGGACTGTGTTGTGCCTGTCGTCCTGGACAAGGTGTATCAACTACCACATCAACGAGACGACA gcaAGTTTGGACAAGCTGCTAAACCacgagggagagggagggCTCTGGCAAGTCATCGCTTCCTTGAAGAAACCAACG agagCAGTACAGGGTTTGGAGGGAAGACAAGTGGTCGGGGATTTGGTAATCGTGAATCCAATG agagCAGTGCAGGGTTTGGAGGGAAGACAAGTGGTCGGGGATTTGGTAATCGTGAATCCAATG agagCAGTGCAGGGTTTGGAGGGAGGACTAGTGGTCGAGGATTTGGTAGCCGTGAATCCAATG agaGCAGTGCAGGGTTTGGAGGGAAGACTAGTGGTCGAGGATTTGGGAATCGTGATTCCAGTGTCAGTAACGGCTCTGAAGAGACTGATTGCCTCAAAATGACAATATCTTCATCAGATGTTGGGAAGGTTATAG GTAAAGGTGGGTCTCGTATACGTGAGATGGAGAGCACCAGTGGAGCACAAATCAAG GTGATCAAAGGCTCCGGACCAGAAACTGAAGTGGAGCTTATTGGGGACAGCTCAGCACAGGAGAGCGCCAAGCGTCTAGTGGAAGAGGCCATCTCTggtggaggagggggtgggagGTACGATGATGGAGGTGGGCGGAGCTTTGGCGGAGGAGGAGGGGGCAGAG GAGGTTTTGGAGGAGACAGGGGAAAATCATCATTCTCTTTCGAAAAGag CTCCTCGCGAGACAAGCCAGCTGCGTCCATCGATGGTGCACCTCGTCCCAAGATAAACTGGGCCAATCTAAACGCTAACAGAGCTACACTGGAGGCTGAGAAATGGGCAG ATTGTCCGGACATTAAAAAGGAGTTTTATTTTGAGGACCCAGAAGTAGCTGGAATGAGCGTCGATCAAGTGGAAGATTTCAG GGAAAGACACAATGGAATATCGGTGACTGACCTCTCTGACATTACCCGATCAGTACCCAACCCCGTAGCAATGTTCGAACAAGCATTCAGTTGCTATC CCGATATTTTGAGAGAAATTGAAAAGGCAAAGTTTGTGACACCATCACCCATACAG AGTCAAGCCTGGCCTATTCTGATGCAAGGCTTCGATATGGTTGGAATAGCACAA actgGTACTGGCAAGACGTTAGCATTCCTTCTCCCCGCCCTCATACACATCGACGGACAAGAAAC tcCCATGGCTGAGAGAGGTGGGCCAACTGTCCTAGTGCTGTCTCCTACGAGAGAACTGGCACTACAGATTGAGAAAGAGGCCAAGAAATACTCGTACAAAAATATCAAGTG tatgtgtgtgtacggaGGCGGTGACAGGAGAGAGCAGATCCACAAAGTCAGTCAGGGAGTGGAGATTGTCATCG CTACACCTGGTAGGCTCAATGATCTGCTTATGAACGAACTGCTGAGTGTGCGCAGTGTCACCTACCTG GTGCTGGACGAGGCTGACCGGATGTTGGACATGGGCTTTGAGCCACAGATCATGAAGATACTGTTGGACATTCGGCCCGACAGACAGACTGTCATGACCAG TGCAACATGGCCTCCTGGTGTGCGGAGACTGGCTGAGTCCTACCTCAAGAAGCCATTCCAGGTTTACGTTGGGTCTCTAGACCTGAGG GCTTGCAATCTGGTGGAACAAGCTATTGAGTTTTTGGACGATACTGAGAAAAAAGATAGA acactgcAGTTCATCTCGGACATGAAACCAGAGGAAAAAGTTCTAATCTTTGCCATGAGGAAATCAAC TGTTGACGACTTATCCAGTGACTTTGCGCTCGCGGGGATTGAGGCTCAATGTATCCATGGTGACAG AGAACAATACGATAGAGAGCAAGCTTTGGATGACTTCAAaactg GGCGAGTGCATATTCTAATAGCTACGGACGTGGCCTCCAGGGGACTGGACATTGTGGACATCAC GCATGTAGTGAACTTTGACTTCCCCCGTCATATTGAGGACTATGTCCACCGGATTGGTCGCACTGGGAGGGCGGG gcgTACGGGCAAGTCTCTCTCGTTTATCACTCGGGATAACTGGCAATGGGCTCGAGAGTTGACTGGGATATTGTCAGACGCTGgacag GAGGTCCCTGATGAGCTCGTCTCAATGGCAGAACGGTACGAGTCTTGGAAGAAGAAGAGGGAACTAGAGAGGGACAATGTCCCTGGGGGCGGAGGGGGCAGAGGAGGCGGAAGGTCAAGAGGCGGGGGCGGGGGAAGATCTGGCCGAGGATGGaactga
- the LOC135334875 gene encoding probable ATP-dependent RNA helicase DDX43 isoform X3 — MCDWDEEDCVVPVVLDKVYQLPHQRDDSKFGQAAKPRGRGRALASHRFLEETNESSTGFGGKTSGRGFGNRESNESSAGFGGKTSGRGFGNRESNESSAGFGGKTSGRGFGNRDSSVSNGSEETDCLKMTISSSDVGKVIGKGGSRIREMESTSGAQIKVIKGSGPETEVELIGDSSAQESAKRLVEEAISGGGGGGRYDDGGGRSFGGGGGGRGGFGGDRGKSSFSFEKSSSRDKPAASIDGAPRPKINWANLNANRATLEAEKWADCPDIKKEFYFEDPEVAGMSVDQVEDFRERHNGISVTDLSDITRSVPNPVAMFEQAFSCYPDILREIEKAKFVTPSPIQSQAWPILMQGFDMVGIAQTGTGKTLAFLLPALIHIDGQETPMAERGGPTVLVLSPTRELALQIEKEAKKYSYKNIKCMCVYGGGDRREQIHKVSQGVEIVIATPGRLNDLLMNELLSVRSVTYLVLDEADRMLDMGFEPQIMKILLDIRPDRQTVMTSATWPPGVRRLAESYLKKPFQVYVGSLDLRACNLVEQAIEFLDDTEKKDRTLQFISDMKPEEKVLIFAMRKSTVDDLSSDFALAGIEAQCIHGDREQYDREQALDDFKTGRVHILIATDVASRGLDIVDITHVVNFDFPRHIEDYVHRIGRTGRAGRTGKSLSFITRDNWQWARELTGILSDAGQLAFPQRWPLRGSTVYMHFIPPTFMQEVPDELVSMAERYESWKKKRELERDNVPGGGGGRGGGRSRGGGGGRSGRGWN; from the exons ATGTGTGACTGGGACGAGGAGGACTGTGTTGTGCCTGTCGTCCTGGACAAGGTGTATCAACTACCACATCAACGAGACGACA gcaAGTTTGGACAAGCTGCTAAACCacgagggagagggagggCTCTGGCAAGTCATCGCTTCCTTGAAGAAACCAACG agagCAGTACAGGGTTTGGAGGGAAGACAAGTGGTCGGGGATTTGGTAATCGTGAATCCAATG agagCAGTGCAGGGTTTGGAGGGAAGACAAGTGGTCGGGGATTTGGTAATCGTGAATCCAATG agaGCAGTGCAGGGTTTGGAGGGAAGACTAGTGGTCGAGGATTTGGGAATCGTGATTCCAGTGTCAGTAACGGCTCTGAAGAGACTGATTGCCTCAAAATGACAATATCTTCATCAGATGTTGGGAAGGTTATAG GTAAAGGTGGGTCTCGTATACGTGAGATGGAGAGCACCAGTGGAGCACAAATCAAG GTGATCAAAGGCTCCGGACCAGAAACTGAAGTGGAGCTTATTGGGGACAGCTCAGCACAGGAGAGCGCCAAGCGTCTAGTGGAAGAGGCCATCTCTggtggaggagggggtgggagGTACGATGATGGAGGTGGGCGGAGCTTTGGCGGAGGAGGAGGGGGCAGAG GAGGTTTTGGAGGAGACAGGGGAAAATCATCATTCTCTTTCGAAAAGag CTCCTCGCGAGACAAGCCAGCTGCGTCCATCGATGGTGCACCTCGTCCCAAGATAAACTGGGCCAATCTAAACGCTAACAGAGCTACACTGGAGGCTGAGAAATGGGCAG ATTGTCCGGACATTAAAAAGGAGTTTTATTTTGAGGACCCAGAAGTAGCTGGAATGAGCGTCGATCAAGTGGAAGATTTCAG GGAAAGACACAATGGAATATCGGTGACTGACCTCTCTGACATTACCCGATCAGTACCCAACCCCGTAGCAATGTTCGAACAAGCATTCAGTTGCTATC CCGATATTTTGAGAGAAATTGAAAAGGCAAAGTTTGTGACACCATCACCCATACAG AGTCAAGCCTGGCCTATTCTGATGCAAGGCTTCGATATGGTTGGAATAGCACAA actgGTACTGGCAAGACGTTAGCATTCCTTCTCCCCGCCCTCATACACATCGACGGACAAGAAAC tcCCATGGCTGAGAGAGGTGGGCCAACTGTCCTAGTGCTGTCTCCTACGAGAGAACTGGCACTACAGATTGAGAAAGAGGCCAAGAAATACTCGTACAAAAATATCAAGTG tatgtgtgtgtacggaGGCGGTGACAGGAGAGAGCAGATCCACAAAGTCAGTCAGGGAGTGGAGATTGTCATCG CTACACCTGGTAGGCTCAATGATCTGCTTATGAACGAACTGCTGAGTGTGCGCAGTGTCACCTACCTG GTGCTGGACGAGGCTGACCGGATGTTGGACATGGGCTTTGAGCCACAGATCATGAAGATACTGTTGGACATTCGGCCCGACAGACAGACTGTCATGACCAG TGCAACATGGCCTCCTGGTGTGCGGAGACTGGCTGAGTCCTACCTCAAGAAGCCATTCCAGGTTTACGTTGGGTCTCTAGACCTGAGG GCTTGCAATCTGGTGGAACAAGCTATTGAGTTTTTGGACGATACTGAGAAAAAAGATAGA acactgcAGTTCATCTCGGACATGAAACCAGAGGAAAAAGTTCTAATCTTTGCCATGAGGAAATCAAC TGTTGACGACTTATCCAGTGACTTTGCGCTCGCGGGGATTGAGGCTCAATGTATCCATGGTGACAG AGAACAATACGATAGAGAGCAAGCTTTGGATGACTTCAAaactg GGCGAGTGCATATTCTAATAGCTACGGACGTGGCCTCCAGGGGACTGGACATTGTGGACATCAC GCATGTAGTGAACTTTGACTTCCCCCGTCATATTGAGGACTATGTCCACCGGATTGGTCGCACTGGGAGGGCGGG gcgTACGGGCAAGTCTCTCTCGTTTATCACTCGGGATAACTGGCAATGGGCTCGAGAGTTGACTGGGATATTGTCAGACGCTGgacag TTGGCCTTTCCTCAGAGGTGGCCGTTGAGAGGgtccactgtgtacatgcacttcaTCCCCCCCACCTTTATGCAGGAGGTCCCTGATGAGCTCGTCTCAATGGCAGAACGGTACGAGTCTTGGAAGAAGAAGAGGGAACTAGAGAGGGACAATGTCCCTGGGGGCGGAGGGGGCAGAGGAGGCGGAAGGTCAAGAGGCGGGGGCGGGGGAAGATCTGGCCGAGGATGGaactga